In the Candidatus Electrothrix sp. GW3-4 genome, one interval contains:
- a CDS encoding ABC transporter ATP-binding protein, with product MSDSAISVHNVTKTYSLYQKPLHRLLEIFHPLGKKYHTPFCALNNINFELKKGQALGVIGRNGSGKSSLLQLITGIQQPSAGTVHVNGRISALLELGAGFNPEFTGRENVYLNTAIQGFSEEDTDERFQRIAEFADIGEFIDRPVKTYSSGMYIRLAFAAAVSVQPEILIVDEALSVGDIFFQQKCMTHMQKMMKGCTIVLVSHDMHSIVNLCDRVLLLENGQVAFDGDPVEGVSQYTKILHDEHFSGGKKIAERAEVLPQNVVEKMSDLGDDFSQWTKIPESKRSGVEQVIIESLSITSQGKPINVVQQGDVISIRMLVHAAADMNEIIFGYNIKDRVGNAIFGENSLCLDPSALHLNAGYNFVEYSFRWPEVYPYKYTITVGIGQGLIPLGHVVQCWAHDIASITAVTPGRSIHGMFNNDLEALTVTSI from the coding sequence ATGTCTGACTCGGCCATCTCGGTTCATAACGTAACCAAAACATACTCGCTCTATCAGAAACCGCTGCATCGGCTCTTGGAGATCTTCCATCCGCTCGGCAAAAAATACCATACCCCGTTTTGCGCACTCAATAATATTAATTTTGAGCTAAAGAAAGGGCAGGCCCTCGGTGTCATAGGAAGAAACGGAAGCGGAAAATCATCGCTGCTTCAGCTGATCACCGGCATCCAACAGCCGAGCGCAGGAACGGTTCACGTAAACGGTCGTATTTCAGCCCTCCTTGAACTTGGTGCAGGCTTTAATCCAGAATTCACCGGCAGAGAGAATGTTTACCTCAATACGGCAATTCAGGGCTTTTCTGAAGAAGATACCGACGAACGTTTCCAGAGGATTGCCGAGTTCGCTGATATTGGTGAATTTATTGACCGACCGGTCAAGACCTATTCCAGCGGTATGTATATCCGCCTGGCCTTTGCTGCTGCTGTCAGTGTACAGCCGGAGATCCTGATTGTTGACGAGGCACTCTCGGTCGGCGATATCTTTTTCCAGCAAAAATGCATGACCCATATGCAAAAAATGATGAAAGGCTGCACCATTGTACTGGTCAGCCATGATATGCACTCCATTGTCAACCTCTGCGATCGTGTTCTGCTACTGGAAAATGGCCAAGTTGCCTTTGACGGAGATCCGGTGGAAGGAGTGAGCCAATACACCAAGATACTCCATGACGAACATTTCAGCGGCGGCAAAAAAATTGCAGAGCGTGCTGAAGTCCTGCCTCAAAATGTTGTAGAAAAAATGTCGGACCTAGGTGATGACTTTTCCCAATGGACCAAAATTCCCGAATCAAAACGATCAGGCGTTGAACAGGTCATTATCGAGTCTCTGAGTATAACCAGCCAAGGTAAACCAATCAATGTGGTACAGCAAGGGGATGTCATCAGCATACGAATGCTGGTCCATGCCGCTGCCGACATGAATGAGATTATCTTCGGATATAATATTAAGGACAGGGTGGGAAATGCAATTTTCGGTGAAAATAGCCTTTGCCTTGACCCCTCCGCTCTGCATCTTAATGCTGGCTACAATTTCGTTGAATATTCATTTAGATGGCCGGAGGTGTATCCCTATAAATACACTATCACCGTCGGAATCGGTCAAGGACTCATTCCCCTGGGCCATGTTGTGCAGTGCTGGGCCCATGATATCGCCTCGATAACCGCCGTAACACCGGGTCGATCCATCCACGGAATGTTCAATAATGATCTTGAAGCATTGACGGTTACCTCCA